Proteins encoded within one genomic window of Eurosta solidaginis isolate ZX-2024a chromosome 1, ASM4086904v1, whole genome shotgun sequence:
- the Nasp gene encoding protein NASP homolog, whose product MSAKEQIPIGTATEEVKVAERSEKSPLKIADNTTAPIEQERAEKILKAKELYSHGSRNYLVKSYAEAADELSQVCALYEELYGEQADELGMPYLLYAKSLIALALDENKVIDVPDEEELEDDDYGEEGGDEENGEATADAEETKSKNGNGIVASSSWNGATQKSALDSIKEKAEADSTETEAEVAAAAATTKPVEEKATKADETIATASASSTAEDDKNVKENGKGKGEKNGAADMSVVDTKLVLDDEKPSTSNGDGDAGEEDDEEENEAASNLQLAWEILELAAKIFLRQGTNGLPNLAEVQTELANIEFENNLPEAAREDYVRALKIYRELPTNYRRAMAEIHYKIGLTYLMQQLNKEGAESLKDACTLIDAEIKDLQEGEEELSEKQKNNIQDMEETKQEIWAKISEIEDTQAQNMAEVRAALDSYIKPNNAEHKNDAEASSSSSAKAAVGASSSADSSAAKPTDISHLIKRKKPDEQECEADSTASPAKRPAV is encoded by the exons ATGTCTGCAAAAGAGCAAATTCCCATCGGAACAGCAACTGAAGAAGTTAAAGTGGCAGAAAGAAGCGAGAAATCTCCACTTAAAATAGCCGACAACACCACAGCACCAATCGAACAAGAGCGTGCAGAAAAAATACTCAAAGCCAAGGAGTTATATAGTCATGGCTCACGTAATTATCTTGTGAAGAGTTATGCTGAAGCGGCCGATGAGTTGAGTCAAGTTTGCGCGCTTTACGAGGAACTGTATGGCGAGCAAGCAGATGAGTTGGGGATGCCATATCTGCT CTATGCGAAATCCTTGATAGCCTTAGCATTAGATGAGAATAAAGTGATTGATGTACCCGATGAGGAGGAGCTCGAAGATGATGATTATGGCGAAGAGGGTGGTGATGAGGAAAATGGTGAAGCAACAGCCGATGCAGAAGAGACAAAGTCAAAGAATGGAAATGGTATTGTAGCAAGCAGTTCTTGGAATGGAGCTACACAAAAAAGCGCACTTGATTCCATCAAAGAGAAAGCAGAAGCGGACTCAACGGAAACTGAGGCTGAAGTGGCTGCTGCTGCTGCAACAACTAAGCCAGTCGAAGAAAAAGCAACAAAAGCTGATGAGACAATTGCCACAGCATCAGCATCAAGCACTGCCGAGGATGATAAGAATGTAAAGGAGAATGGCAagggaaaaggagaaaaaaatggtGCAGCAGATATGTCTGTAGTTGATACAAAACTTGTTTTGGATGATGAGAAACCTAGTACTTCAAATGGCGACGGAGATGCTGGTGAAGAAGATGATGAGGAAGAGAATGAGGCT GCCTCGAACCTACAATTGGCTTGGGAAATCCTTGAGCTGGCTGCCAAAATATTTTTACGTCAAGGCACAAATGGTCTACCTAATTTGGCTGAGGTGCAAACAGAATTGGCTAATATTGAATTCGAAAACAACTTGCCCGAAGCAGCACGTGAGGATTATG tgAGAGCACTGAAAATTTACAGAGAATTGCCTACAAATTACCGTCGCgcaatggcagaaatacattacAAAATCGGCCTGACATATCTTATGCAACAGTTAAACAAGGAGGGCGCCGAATCGCTTAAAGATGCCTGCACATTGATTGATGCTGAAATAAAAGACCTACAGGAAGGCGAAGAGGAGTTGAGTGAAAAACAAAAGAATAATATACAAGATATGGAGGAAACGAAACAAGAGATTTGGGCAAAAATTTCTGAAATCGAGGACACTCAAGCACAG aACATGGCCGAGGTGCGCGCTGCATTGGATAGTTACATAAAACCAAATAATGCAGAGCATAAAAATGATGCTGAAGCTTCATCGTCCTCATCAGCAAAAGCAGCAGTTGGCGCTTCATCCTCAGCTGATAGCTCTGCAGCAAAACCTACAGATATTTCACATTTGATTAAGCGTAAAAAACCCGACGAACAGGAATGTGAAGCCGATTCGACAGCATCACCAGCTAAACGGCCGGCTGTTTAA